A single region of the Armatimonadota bacterium genome encodes:
- a CDS encoding tetratricopeptide repeat protein has translation MRHRTITLAALILGLLTLALSVQAVELKQIKEGSITVSYPTGMDVQARRILSKVKESIQPSLDIQEQTVKLLADPGVIAGDIAGLLGCEDKKDEALSRLKAYKTKSQALVACFSNIRLIKKSEAVAMGGVDAGVMQIRYDDKTDEFNMVLSLDNIDPEKIKLSYFPVFVNADGTIRAENKLTDMAMDFMGSSKAMLIAPVHDTVGYVMAEELDLYQPFARWFNEGVSGWVARHVVVKTDSRLAGLANDLLDISPGSKQLRDKIDLLSWPQRAFQNLKSPSFNPELEVAQTQYSIRILSDLLDKNGTQILPAIMKEVNFNPNADTDTVCSAIKKVTGKDFKSILLGYVPADIRDGIKSNDAPKLTKRAEELVGEKKLVDAADRLRKALEMDPQDINARLNLAWIERETGDSFDSEFQTFITARLLTKGNYSFHLYGDSIEGNYVLARLSILMGNIEYAKKLLQPVLLANPNHADAKRAMEQIDKLNSAMHGGTSNP, from the coding sequence ATGAGACATCGCACTATCACACTAGCCGCCTTAATACTGGGTCTGCTGACACTGGCTTTAAGCGTCCAGGCAGTAGAACTCAAGCAGATCAAAGAGGGTAGTATCACAGTTTCATACCCTACAGGTATGGACGTCCAAGCCCGGCGCATACTCTCCAAAGTCAAGGAATCCATCCAGCCCTCCCTCGATATTCAGGAGCAGACGGTCAAGCTTTTGGCCGACCCGGGCGTTATTGCGGGAGATATTGCCGGCCTGCTGGGATGCGAGGATAAAAAAGATGAAGCCTTAAGTCGACTTAAGGCGTATAAGACAAAATCCCAAGCACTGGTTGCATGTTTTTCAAACATTAGACTTATAAAAAAGTCCGAGGCAGTTGCCATGGGGGGTGTCGACGCAGGCGTGATGCAGATACGCTATGACGACAAGACCGATGAATTCAATATGGTCCTGTCCCTGGACAACATCGATCCTGAGAAGATCAAACTGAGCTATTTTCCTGTCTTTGTGAATGCCGACGGCACAATCAGGGCGGAAAACAAGCTCACCGACATGGCCATGGACTTCATGGGTTCAAGCAAAGCCATGCTGATTGCTCCAGTTCACGATACCGTTGGGTACGTGATGGCCGAGGAACTGGACCTGTACCAACCGTTCGCGCGCTGGTTTAATGAAGGAGTCAGCGGATGGGTAGCCCGCCATGTGGTCGTGAAAACAGATTCCAGACTCGCCGGTCTTGCAAACGACCTCTTGGATATAAGCCCAGGGTCAAAACAACTCAGAGATAAAATCGATTTGCTCTCCTGGCCTCAGCGTGCATTTCAAAACTTAAAATCGCCAAGTTTCAATCCCGAACTTGAAGTCGCACAGACACAATATTCCATCCGGATCCTCTCCGACCTTCTCGACAAGAACGGCACGCAAATACTGCCCGCTATCATGAAAGAGGTTAACTTCAATCCCAATGCCGATACCGACACCGTCTGCTCGGCAATCAAAAAAGTGACAGGCAAGGACTTCAAAAGCATTTTGCTTGGCTATGTTCCGGCAGACATTCGTGACGGGATCAAGTCTAACGATGCTCCCAAACTGACTAAACGCGCCGAGGAACTTGTTGGCGAGAAAAAACTGGTTGATGCCGCCGACCGGCTGCGTAAGGCTCTGGAGATGGACCCGCAGGATATCAATGCGCGCCTGAACCTTGCCTGGATCGAGCGCGAGACCGGCGACAGCTTCGATTCGGAATTCCAGACGTTTATAACCGCTCGCCTGCTGACAAAGGGCAATTATTCGTTTCACCTTTATGGCGACAGCATAGAAGGCAACTATGTATTGGCGCGTCTTTCTATCCTTATGGGCAATATCGAGTATGCCAAGAAGCTCCTGCAGCCTGTGCTGTTGGCTAATCCGAACCATGCCGATGCAAAGCGCGCTATGGAACAAATCGATAAGCTCAACAGCGCTATGCATGGTGGGACGAGTAACCCGTAA